The following proteins are encoded in a genomic region of bacterium:
- a CDS encoding nucleotidyltransferase family protein codes for METPNALEWLTEERLAPLTDWKLHVGGLAQGLQVDILVSLKEKRRQEARLELVQTAPLLDLLAATVALQPLALKGLDFRARLYPPATRPAADLDLYLERRKIARFAEAAEKTGWRLATRGRLGRRLWRRWNHLIWGKDQPLREPLLRSPPPVGVRYLAVVSRTRLG; via the coding sequence ATGGAAACGCCAAACGCCCTGGAATGGCTGACGGAGGAGCGACTCGCCCCGCTGACGGATTGGAAGCTCCACGTCGGGGGTTTGGCACAGGGCTTGCAAGTTGACATTCTTGTCTCCCTAAAGGAGAAAAGACGTCAGGAAGCCCGCTTGGAGTTGGTCCAAACCGCCCCGCTCCTGGACCTTCTGGCGGCGACGGTGGCGCTGCAACCGCTGGCCCTCAAGGGATTGGATTTCCGCGCGCGGCTGTACCCGCCCGCCACCCGACCGGCGGCGGACCTGGATCTCTACCTCGAGCGTCGAAAGATAGCCCGGTTCGCCGAGGCGGCGGAAAAAACAGGCTGGAGATTGGCCACCCGGGGACGGCTGGGGCGGCGACTCTGGCGGCGTTGGAATCACCTGATTTGGGGCAAGGACCAGCCTCTGCGGGAACCACTTCTTCGATCCCCACCTCCTGTCGGTGTACGATATCTGGCTGTTGTGTCCCGGACTCGATTGGGGTAA
- a CDS encoding PqqD family protein, translating to MKTYDPDAVPVKAGRIPSQDVDGEIFAITPDDGFLHNFNEVGSLIWNLIDGKHSLGEIESSILAEYDAEPHQLRNDLTTFFKVLGEKGLVEYAR from the coding sequence ATGAAAACCTACGATCCCGACGCCGTGCCCGTAAAAGCGGGACGCATACCCTCCCAGGATGTGGATGGCGAGATTTTCGCCATCACCCCCGACGACGGCTTTCTCCACAACTTCAACGAGGTGGGGAGCCTCATCTGGAACCTGATAGACGGGAAACACAGCCTCGGCGAAATCGAAAGCTCCATCCTGGCGGAGTACGACGCGGAGCCCCATCAGCTCAGGAACGATCTAACAACGTTCTTCAAGGTGCTTGGGGAAAAAGGATTGGTGGAGTACGCGCGCTGA
- a CDS encoding radical SAM protein, which yields MKDGVAESNVFSNLRWKAFHRHIPYIVTFELTYRCNLKCTHCYLTPGDPHEEEMPALNWIRTIRELADLGTFYVTVTGGEPTLYPGFWDILDELHRRETVIRVFTNATTLTEEDVDRLIRCGVRYVDISLHGPDAATHEAITRTPGSFSRTIEAVKRLRAAGVYVNLKGCLLRSNFRRVNELDRFMLSLGGQPMISSTITPANDGGTGPLETALNTEEYCFIYDNYYREDNEPTETGKERILPVMGCTAGFSTLSVAPDGEVFPCLQLRVSMGNVRRNTLRRIWHHAPLNLYLSGLMQLAPPGCLGCELADSCMRCPGLALIETGSLWKPSPSACQAASNYKSAHTLHLSRKGNGNEQEELHPTESNQ from the coding sequence ATGAAAGACGGGGTTGCAGAATCGAATGTCTTCTCGAATCTCCGCTGGAAAGCCTTCCATCGCCACATTCCGTATATCGTCACATTCGAGCTTACCTACCGCTGCAACCTCAAATGCACGCACTGCTACCTGACGCCGGGCGACCCCCACGAGGAGGAGATGCCGGCCCTGAACTGGATCCGAACAATCCGCGAGCTCGCCGACCTGGGAACCTTTTACGTGACGGTCACCGGGGGGGAACCGACCCTGTACCCGGGCTTCTGGGACATCCTGGACGAGCTGCACCGGCGGGAAACGGTAATCCGCGTCTTCACCAACGCCACGACCCTGACCGAGGAGGACGTTGACCGGCTGATCCGCTGCGGGGTCCGCTACGTCGACATCTCCCTCCACGGGCCGGACGCCGCCACGCACGAGGCGATTACCCGCACACCCGGCAGCTTTTCCCGGACAATCGAGGCCGTAAAAAGGCTCCGGGCGGCCGGCGTATACGTCAACCTCAAAGGGTGTCTCCTGCGGTCGAACTTCAGGCGCGTCAACGAGCTGGACCGCTTCATGTTGTCGTTGGGCGGTCAGCCGATGATAAGCTCGACCATCACCCCGGCCAACGACGGCGGTACGGGACCCCTCGAGACGGCGCTGAACACCGAGGAATACTGCTTCATCTACGACAACTATTACCGAGAGGATAACGAACCGACGGAAACGGGGAAGGAAAGGATTCTACCCGTGATGGGCTGCACGGCCGGCTTCTCGACCTTATCCGTCGCACCCGACGGGGAGGTGTTTCCCTGTCTGCAACTGCGGGTCTCGATGGGGAACGTCCGGCGGAACACCTTGAGGAGAATATGGCATCATGCCCCCCTGAACTTGTACTTGAGCGGGCTGATGCAATTAGCCCCTCCGGGCTGCCTGGGGTGTGAGCTCGCCGACTCTTGCATGCGCTGTCCCGGTCTGGCCCTCATCGAAACCGGCAGTCTCTGGAAGCCTTCACCCAGCGCCTGTCAGGCGGCAAGCAATTACAAATCCGCCCATACTCTCCACCTTTCACGAAAAGGAAACGGAAATGAGCAAGAAGAGCTACATCCCACCGAATCTAACCAGTGA
- a CDS encoding nucleotide sugar dehydrogenase, producing MNHNELARKLKEGPAVFGVIGLGYVGLPLALEFAEAGIRVVGFDIDPTKVEFLRKGESYIQQIPAGRIKPYVDGGLLTATGDLDRLGEVDVIAICVPTPLDGHRQPDLSFVETTSRDVAGRLKKGQVVILESTTYPGTTREVVLPILEKGSGLKGGTDFFLAFSPEREDPGNKDYRTRTIPKVIGALTPAGLDLVKVFYGRVFEQTVPVSSLEVAEMTKIFENTFRAVNIALVNELKMLALRMGVNLHEVIDAASTKPFGFMPFRPGPGLGGHCIPIDPFYLTWKAHEYEFSTRFIELAGEINTGMPRFVVERTAEALNHAGKPLQGSKILILGISYKPDIDDMRESPAVPVMEGLLERGAKVDYHDPYIKKMPATRQTELRLQSIPLKDYAELKAYDAVVIVTNHSDYDYREVVRCAALVVDTRNATAGIPNDGNVWLA from the coding sequence ATGAACCACAACGAACTGGCCAGAAAACTCAAAGAGGGTCCGGCGGTTTTCGGCGTCATCGGCCTGGGATACGTGGGACTGCCCCTCGCCCTGGAGTTCGCCGAGGCCGGCATCCGCGTCGTCGGATTCGACATAGACCCGACGAAAGTGGAGTTTCTCCGAAAAGGCGAGAGCTATATCCAGCAGATTCCGGCCGGTCGGATTAAACCGTACGTGGACGGCGGCCTCCTCACCGCGACCGGCGACCTCGACCGCCTGGGCGAAGTTGACGTCATCGCCATCTGCGTGCCCACACCGCTGGACGGCCACCGACAGCCAGACCTGAGCTTCGTCGAGACCACGTCCCGGGACGTGGCCGGTCGGCTGAAAAAGGGGCAGGTGGTGATCCTCGAGTCCACCACCTATCCCGGCACCACCCGGGAGGTCGTCCTGCCCATACTCGAGAAGGGGTCGGGCCTGAAAGGCGGGACGGACTTCTTCCTCGCCTTCTCCCCGGAACGGGAGGACCCTGGCAACAAGGACTACCGGACCCGGACGATTCCCAAGGTCATCGGCGCGCTGACTCCGGCGGGGCTGGATCTGGTCAAGGTCTTCTACGGCCGGGTCTTCGAACAAACGGTCCCGGTGTCCAGCCTGGAGGTCGCCGAGATGACCAAAATCTTCGAGAACACCTTCCGGGCCGTGAATATCGCCCTGGTCAACGAGCTGAAGATGCTGGCGCTGCGCATGGGGGTCAACCTGCACGAGGTGATAGACGCCGCCTCGACGAAGCCCTTCGGCTTCATGCCCTTCCGCCCGGGACCGGGCCTCGGGGGGCACTGCATCCCCATAGACCCCTTCTACCTCACCTGGAAGGCCCACGAGTACGAGTTCAGCACCCGTTTCATCGAGCTGGCCGGCGAGATAAACACGGGGATGCCGCGTTTCGTGGTGGAGCGCACCGCCGAGGCGCTCAACCACGCGGGCAAACCGCTCCAGGGCTCGAAAATCCTCATCCTCGGTATTTCCTACAAGCCCGACATAGACGACATGCGGGAAAGCCCCGCCGTTCCGGTCATGGAGGGTCTCCTCGAACGCGGCGCGAAGGTGGACTACCACGACCCGTACATCAAAAAAATGCCCGCCACGCGCCAGACCGAGCTGCGTCTGCAGAGCATCCCCCTGAAGGATTACGCCGAGCTTAAAGCCTACGACGCCGTGGTCATCGTGACCAACCACTCCGACTACGATTACCGGGAGGTAGTCCGATGCGCGGCCCTCGTCGTGGACACGCGGAACGCCACCGCGGGAATCCCCAACGATGGGAACGTGTGGCTGGCCTAG
- a CDS encoding acylneuraminate cytidylyltransferase family protein produces the protein MEILAVIPARGSSKGLERKNLAPLGGRPLLAYTADCVLGAVHPLRAVLSTEDDEIASLGRRLGLDVPFRRPDDLARDTSTSLEVLQHALASLHADEGYAPEWVVLLQPTSPLRTAAHLDAALDLLLSGGFDSLLSLSPMRQNPAWAYRVTGGLVEAIERERPDRRQELPDFYYPNGAIYATSPELLAADRLLGDRCAAFVMEPWESVDVDDAWDMAVAEAGLIHAKRAARW, from the coding sequence ATGGAAATACTCGCCGTCATCCCCGCCCGGGGCTCATCCAAGGGCCTGGAGCGGAAGAACCTCGCCCCCCTGGGAGGGCGGCCGCTGTTAGCCTACACGGCCGACTGCGTCCTGGGAGCCGTCCATCCCCTGCGGGCGGTTCTTTCCACCGAGGACGACGAGATAGCGAGCCTCGGACGCCGCCTGGGCCTCGATGTCCCCTTCCGGCGCCCGGACGATTTGGCGAGAGACACCTCCACCTCCCTGGAGGTTCTCCAGCACGCCCTGGCCAGCCTGCACGCCGACGAAGGGTACGCCCCGGAATGGGTGGTGCTTCTTCAACCGACCTCCCCGCTGCGGACCGCCGCCCACCTGGACGCCGCACTGGACCTGCTTTTATCCGGGGGGTTCGATTCCCTGCTCTCGCTGAGCCCCATGCGCCAGAACCCGGCCTGGGCCTACCGCGTCACCGGAGGGCTGGTCGAGGCGATCGAACGGGAACGGCCCGACCGCCGTCAAGAGCTGCCCGATTTTTACTACCCCAACGGGGCGATTTACGCTACCTCCCCGGAGCTTTTGGCCGCCGACCGCCTTCTCGGCGACCGCTGCGCCGCATTCGTGATGGAGCCCTGGGAGTCGGTGGACGTGGACGACGCCTGGGACATGGCGGTGGCCGAGGCCGGGCTCATCCACGCCAAGAGGGCCGCGCGATGGTAG
- a CDS encoding N-acetylneuraminate synthase family protein, which produces MVAAFRVGGRLLAPGVPVYIVAEGGVNHDGDPEKALELAVAAKECGADAVKFQLFTPENLVAAGAPPARYQRKNAGGKDQLAMLERLKLTERDFARVKSRCDGLGLDFILSAFSEDDVRAAARLGVPALKIGSGELTDPFVLDAARHTGLPLMVSTGMANLEDVAWAVDRLGEADILLFHCTSSYPAPLEELNLRALTALHDRFVRPVGLSDHSPGTLAACLAVALGACAVEKHFTLDTGGLGPDHAASLDPAGFRELIRGIRNAERILGDGEKRATPAEENTRSVARKGLRTTRRLETGHRLAPGDLTAKRPAVGLDPRGVEGLYGRRIKGKLDPDQPLTEDDLE; this is translated from the coding sequence ATGGTAGCCGCCTTCAGGGTGGGCGGGCGCCTGCTGGCGCCGGGAGTACCGGTGTACATCGTCGCCGAGGGCGGAGTGAACCACGACGGCGACCCGGAGAAGGCCCTGGAGCTCGCCGTCGCCGCCAAGGAGTGCGGAGCCGACGCGGTCAAGTTCCAGCTCTTCACCCCCGAAAATCTCGTCGCCGCAGGCGCGCCCCCGGCGCGTTACCAGCGGAAAAACGCCGGCGGGAAGGACCAACTGGCCATGCTCGAGCGGCTGAAGCTCACCGAGCGGGACTTCGCGCGGGTAAAATCACGCTGCGATGGGCTGGGCCTGGACTTCATCCTTTCGGCCTTCTCCGAGGATGACGTGCGCGCCGCCGCACGGCTGGGCGTGCCGGCGCTGAAAATCGGCTCCGGCGAGCTCACCGACCCCTTCGTTCTGGACGCCGCGCGGCATACCGGGCTCCCGCTCATGGTCTCCACGGGGATGGCGAATCTGGAAGACGTCGCCTGGGCCGTGGACCGCCTGGGGGAAGCGGATATTCTCCTCTTCCATTGCACCAGCTCATACCCAGCCCCGTTGGAAGAGCTGAACCTGCGCGCCCTGACCGCCCTGCACGACCGCTTCGTCCGCCCCGTGGGCCTCTCCGACCACAGCCCGGGCACCCTGGCCGCATGCCTGGCCGTGGCCCTGGGCGCCTGCGCCGTGGAGAAGCACTTCACCTTGGACACCGGCGGCCTCGGCCCCGACCACGCGGCCAGCCTCGACCCGGCCGGTTTCCGGGAACTCATCCGCGGGATACGCAACGCGGAGCGCATCCTGGGCGATGGGGAAAAACGCGCGACCCCCGCGGAGGAGAACACCCGGTCGGTAGCGCGCAAGGGCCTGCGAACGACGCGGAGACTGGAGACGGGTCACCGCCTGGCCCCGGGGGATTTAACCGCCAAGCGCCCGGCGGTGGGCCTGGACCCCCGCGGGGTGGAAGGTCTGTACGGGAGAAGAATCAAAGGAAAGCTGGACCCGGATCAACCCCTGACCGAAGACGATCTGGAGTAA
- a CDS encoding methyltransferase domain-containing protein, whose protein sequence is MEYEIYDTAPDSLPTEAIRLRSVASIHRRFGNADFAGWTIANLGLASGERVLDIGCGVGQITVPLARAVAPDGHAKGIDNEPDYAAAWDALDKGDLPISFDLWRWEAPWPWPNGSYDAAASNFTLTIMPDLDLAVREIGRILRPNGRLLVTGSAPDDQAEFMQMHWELVGEHPTAEMAARGRDMTTEILPLLDEVFGPGKRIDFANDLSFPRPQDVAEFYATGKLYGLLATDPRTRDDLLDIIFHAAEEHIAKHGTYVVKRRLLGGLYIKKP, encoded by the coding sequence GTGGAGTACGAAATCTACGATACCGCTCCCGATTCGCTGCCCACCGAGGCCATCCGGTTGAGGAGCGTGGCCTCCATCCACCGCCGCTTCGGCAACGCGGACTTCGCCGGCTGGACCATTGCCAACCTGGGTCTGGCCTCGGGGGAACGGGTCTTAGACATCGGCTGCGGGGTGGGACAAATAACGGTTCCGCTCGCCCGGGCGGTGGCGCCGGACGGCCACGCCAAGGGGATAGATAACGAACCGGACTACGCGGCGGCCTGGGACGCCCTCGACAAGGGCGACCTGCCGATCTCCTTCGACCTCTGGCGGTGGGAGGCTCCCTGGCCCTGGCCCAACGGCTCCTACGACGCGGCGGCGTCCAATTTCACCCTTACCATCATGCCCGATCTCGACCTCGCCGTGAGGGAAATCGGACGGATCCTCCGCCCCAACGGCCGGTTGCTCGTCACCGGTTCCGCACCCGACGACCAGGCCGAGTTCATGCAGATGCACTGGGAGCTGGTGGGGGAGCACCCCACCGCCGAGATGGCCGCCCGTGGGAGGGACATGACCACCGAGATCCTGCCGCTCCTGGACGAGGTCTTCGGCCCCGGGAAACGGATAGACTTCGCCAACGATCTGAGCTTCCCCCGGCCCCAGGACGTGGCCGAGTTCTACGCGACCGGTAAGCTCTATGGGCTCCTGGCTACCGACCCCCGCACGCGCGACGATCTATTGGACATAATTTTCCACGCCGCCGAGGAGCACATCGCCAAGCACGGCACCTACGTCGTCAAGCGGCGGCTCCTGGGCGGTCTCTACATCAAGAAGCCCTGA
- the neuC gene encoding UDP-N-acetylglucosamine 2-epimerase: MTQRRIAILTGCRSDYGLLRPFIRRVEGEPGAELLLYAAAGHLSHSRGMTVEEIRRDGFEPVTLAPVVEDDDTPAGMAELASRVTGELARLWRRDRPDWLVVLGDRVEVLGAAVAAWYCRVPLAQFHAGDLSLVDDGPRHAVSRLAHLLFPATRSAAERLLAWGEEAWRVHPVGSLAADRVLSSPPLDPKELRELGERVGLNLDGDFLVLLYHPLPGEPEKTAKGLTACLEALDAASLPTLVLHPNADAGGRPIVEELERWVGREPHRALQTSLAPESFTEILRRTRALVGNSSAGIIECSVLGTPAVNVGPRQKGRERGANVLDADSDPGEARRALEKILAEAGIRERLLRKPSPYGDGGAAQKALAKLLETPTDETLLDKTLSL; this comes from the coding sequence TTGACGCAGCGGCGGATTGCCATCCTCACCGGTTGCCGCTCCGATTACGGCCTGCTCCGCCCCTTCATCCGGCGGGTGGAGGGAGAGCCGGGGGCCGAGTTGTTGCTCTACGCGGCGGCCGGTCACCTCTCCCACTCACGCGGGATGACGGTGGAGGAGATACGCCGGGACGGGTTCGAGCCGGTGACCCTGGCCCCGGTGGTCGAGGATGACGACACCCCGGCGGGCATGGCGGAGCTGGCCTCCCGCGTGACCGGGGAGCTGGCCCGTCTCTGGCGGCGGGACCGGCCGGACTGGCTCGTCGTCCTGGGGGACAGGGTCGAGGTGCTGGGCGCCGCCGTGGCGGCCTGGTACTGCCGCGTACCCCTGGCCCAGTTTCACGCCGGGGACCTCTCCCTGGTGGACGACGGGCCGCGACACGCCGTCAGCCGTCTGGCCCACCTGCTCTTCCCCGCCACCCGATCCGCGGCGGAAAGACTGCTCGCGTGGGGGGAGGAGGCCTGGAGGGTGCACCCGGTGGGTTCCCTGGCGGCCGATCGAGTCCTCTCCAGCCCGCCCCTCGACCCCAAGGAGCTCCGCGAACTGGGCGAACGGGTGGGCCTGAACCTGGACGGCGATTTCCTGGTGCTGCTGTACCACCCCCTCCCCGGAGAGCCGGAGAAGACGGCGAAGGGACTTACGGCGTGCCTGGAGGCGCTGGACGCCGCCTCGCTCCCCACCCTCGTCCTCCACCCCAACGCCGACGCCGGGGGACGACCGATAGTCGAGGAGCTGGAGCGGTGGGTGGGGCGTGAACCGCACCGCGCGCTCCAGACCAGTCTGGCGCCGGAGTCGTTCACCGAAATCCTGCGCCGGACGCGGGCCCTCGTGGGCAACTCCTCGGCGGGGATCATCGAGTGCTCCGTCCTTGGAACGCCCGCGGTCAACGTGGGACCAAGGCAGAAGGGCCGCGAGCGCGGGGCCAACGTCCTCGACGCCGATTCGGACCCCGGAGAGGCGCGGAGGGCGCTCGAAAAAATCCTCGCCGAGGCGGGCATCCGCGAACGGCTCCTCCGGAAGCCCTCCCCATACGGCGACGGCGGCGCAGCGCAGAAGGCCCTGGCGAAACTTTTGGAAACCCCGACCGACGAGACCCTCCTGGATAAAACGCTCTCACTTTAA